The DNA window GTTCTCCTTCGGCTACCTGCCGCCCGAGGCGCTGTCGGCGGCCTGGTTCCCGGTCATCGTCGGGGCGTGCGCGTTCGCCGGGCCCTCCGGCATGCAGCAGATGTGGTACACGCTGCACCTGCGTGACTCCGGGGCCGGCATGGGCGCGCACCAGCCGCAGATCCGCGGGCTGCGGCACGCCGGCGAGGAGGAGGAGCGGCCCGCGCGCGGGTTCATGTTCGACACCTCCGACCCGGCCGAGATGGCGAAGTGGAAGGGCTGGCGGCGCTGGGTCACCTTCGACGCGCTGCTGCTGTTCTGGGGCATCACCATGCTGGTCACGATCTCCTTCACGGTGATCGCGCAGGCGGCGGTCCGGATCGACCCGGGCGTGCGGACGGTCATTCAGGGCGACGACCGGGAGGTGGCGCTGACCGCGATGTCCAACGCCGTCTCCTCGGCGGGCAGTTCGGTTCTCGGGGTCGTGTTCCTCGGGTTCATCGCGCTGATCGGCCTGAACGCGACGCTCGGCCTGTTCGACTCGTTCTCGCGCGGCCAGGCGGACATGACCTTCCACTTCATCCCCGGCGCGAAGAAGCTGGGCATGTCCAAGCTGTACGCGATCTTCCTGTGGGGAGTGATCCTCTTCGGGATCCTGATCCTGCTCTTCGGGCCCGCGGACGGCCCGAGCGGGATCCTGGACACGCTGGCGTTCCTGTCGACGTTCGCGATGGGGGCGTACTGCGTGACGCTGCTGCTGGTGAACAACCGCATGCTGCCCAAGCCGATCAGGCCCAGATGGTGGTCGAACGTGATCATCGGCTTCGGCGCGGTGTTCTACCTCGGCATGCTGTTCTACAGCCTCTTCGCCTACGGCGTGGTCGTGGGCTGATGGAGCGACGGCACAGTTTCGAGCTCGCCCTGCCAGGGGCGTCCATCGGAGCCGTCGCCGGCGCCATGGCCGGTGGGCTGACCCTCGTCGCGGGGGCGCCCACCGGACTGGCCGCCCAGGCGGCCCTGGCGCTGGCCACGCCGCTCGCCCTCTTCGGCGGGCTGTTCGGCGTGCTCGTCGGCCACGGCGTGCTCCGGCCCGGAACCTTCGGGCCGGCCGGCCTCTACTGGATGGCGGCCTTCCCGCTGTCCCGGGTGCTCCAGGAGAGTGTGGCCGGGGTGGGCATGAACGACGGCGTGCTGCCCTTCCTCGCCTACCAGGCCATGGTGGGGCTCGGCTTCGCCATCGGCTTCGTCTGGCTGCACGAGCGGTTCATGCCGTACTGGCTGTCGCGCCGCGCGGCCGTGAACCCGCTGGCGGCCGAGCTGCTCGGCGTCTACGTCAGGTACGCCACGACAGTCCGCGCGGGAAAGAAGGGAAGCAGGCGGTGAACCTGCCCTTCTGGATCTGGGCGGCCACCCTCGGGGGCTTCGCCGCGATCCTCGCGTTCGACTTCTGGATGGTGGCCCGCAACCCGCACGAGCCGTCGATGCGCGAGTGCGTCGCCTGGGTGTCCTTCTACGTCGGGCTCGCCGCGGTCTTCGGGGCCGGGCTGCTCCTGCTGTCCGGCCCCGCGCACGGCGGGGAGTTCTTCGCGGGGTGGATCACCGAGTACTCGCTCAGCGTGGACAACCTCTTCGTGTTCCTGCTGATCATGAGCAGGTTCCGGGTGCCGCGGGAGTACCGGCAGAAGGTGCTGCTCATCGGCATCGTGCTGGCCCTGGTCATGCGGGGGGCGTTCATCGCGGCCGGCGCGGGCGCCGTCCAGCGCTTCGACTGGCTCTTCTACGTGTTCGGCGCCTTCCTCGTCTACACGGCGTGGAAGCTGATCGGGCACGAGGAGGAGGCGGAGTTCTCGGAGAACCTCGCGCTGCGGACCGTGCGGCGGGTGCTGCCGACCACGGACACCTACCACGGCGCCCGCCTCACCGTGCACCACGGGCGCAGGATGGTGACCCCGATGCTGATCGTGATGGTCGCCATCGGGACCACCGACCTGCTGTTCGCGCTCGACTCGATCCCGGCCATCTTCGGGCTCACCAAGGAGCCCTACCTGGTGTTCACCGCGAACGCCTTCGCCCTCATGGGGCTGCGGCAGCTCTTCTTCCTCATCGGCGGGCTGCTCGACCGGCTCGTCTACCTGAGCAAGGGGCTGTCGGTGGTGCTCGCCTTCATCGGGCTGAAGCTCATCATGGAGGCGCTGCACCACGACGGCGTGTCCTGGGCGCCGGAGGTGCCGATCCTCGTCTCCCTCGGCGTCATCGTCGGCACCCTCGCCGTGACCACGGTGCTGAGCCTGGTCAAGTCGGCCCGCGACACGAGGAGGGCGAGGG is part of the Nonomuraea coxensis DSM 45129 genome and encodes:
- a CDS encoding Nramp family divalent metal transporter, whose product is MDTSNTPPATATPPVEDQRVWKAGRLEPMPIRKLPDAPPSVHVLGPTVFLVALGVGMGESYMWPRLVLLFGPEIRWLFLIGVTLQAVVMLEMARYAMATGESIFSGAARVFKPLMWFFFVVAVAVYIWPGHLSAGAAAFEEITGIPWMVTAIVGLVFVGVVFTLAKVIYNLLEVALSLLIGTLVLGTAVVAAMVGSWSDVVTTITGMFSFGYLPPEALSAAWFPVIVGACAFAGPSGMQQMWYTLHLRDSGAGMGAHQPQIRGLRHAGEEEERPARGFMFDTSDPAEMAKWKGWRRWVTFDALLLFWGITMLVTISFTVIAQAAVRIDPGVRTVIQGDDREVALTAMSNAVSSAGSSVLGVVFLGFIALIGLNATLGLFDSFSRGQADMTFHFIPGAKKLGMSKLYAIFLWGVILFGILILLFGPADGPSGILDTLAFLSTFAMGAYCVTLLLVNNRMLPKPIRPRWWSNVIIGFGAVFYLGMLFYSLFAYGVVVG
- a CDS encoding TerC family protein — protein: MNLPFWIWAATLGGFAAILAFDFWMVARNPHEPSMRECVAWVSFYVGLAAVFGAGLLLLSGPAHGGEFFAGWITEYSLSVDNLFVFLLIMSRFRVPREYRQKVLLIGIVLALVMRGAFIAAGAGAVQRFDWLFYVFGAFLVYTAWKLIGHEEEAEFSENLALRTVRRVLPTTDTYHGARLTVHHGRRMVTPMLIVMVAIGTTDLLFALDSIPAIFGLTKEPYLVFTANAFALMGLRQLFFLIGGLLDRLVYLSKGLSVVLAFIGLKLIMEALHHDGVSWAPEVPILVSLGVIVGTLAVTTVLSLVKSARDTRRARERETVEQASGR